One region of Streptomyces capillispiralis genomic DNA includes:
- a CDS encoding RNA polymerase sigma factor SigF, giving the protein MARTDRAQGVTELPEVAEPGQVAPQDARELSKQFFRRLTELEEGTHEYQYARNTLIEMNMSLVRYAAGRFRSRGPEEMEDIVQVGMIGLIKAIDRFELSREVEFTSFAIPYIVGEIKRFFRDTSWSVHVPRRLQEARVQLARATEELRSRLGRTPTTAELAQLMSLTEQEVNEARIASNGYNSASLDAAIGSEPDGESVLADFIGTEDAALELVEDFHALAPMIADLDERERKIVHWRFVEELTQAEIGERLGCSQMHVSRLLSRTLKRLRAGMLTTN; this is encoded by the coding sequence ATGGCACGGACCGACCGAGCTCAGGGTGTGACCGAGCTGCCGGAGGTCGCCGAGCCCGGCCAGGTCGCGCCGCAGGACGCCCGCGAGTTGTCCAAGCAGTTCTTCCGGCGCCTGACGGAGCTGGAGGAGGGCACGCACGAGTACCAGTACGCGCGCAACACGCTGATCGAGATGAACATGTCCCTGGTCCGCTACGCGGCCGGCCGGTTCCGCAGCCGCGGGCCGGAGGAGATGGAGGACATCGTCCAGGTCGGCATGATCGGTCTGATCAAGGCCATCGACCGGTTCGAGCTGTCCCGCGAGGTGGAGTTCACCTCCTTCGCGATCCCCTACATCGTCGGCGAGATCAAGCGGTTCTTCCGGGACACCTCCTGGTCCGTGCACGTCCCGCGCCGGCTCCAGGAGGCCCGGGTGCAGCTCGCCCGCGCCACCGAGGAACTGCGCAGCCGGCTGGGCCGTACGCCCACGACCGCCGAGCTGGCGCAGTTGATGAGCCTGACCGAGCAGGAGGTCAACGAGGCGCGGATCGCCTCCAACGGCTACAACTCCGCCTCGCTGGACGCCGCCATCGGCAGCGAGCCGGACGGCGAGAGCGTGCTCGCGGACTTCATCGGGACCGAGGACGCCGCGCTCGAACTGGTCGAGGACTTCCACGCGTTGGCGCCGATGATCGCCGACCTCGACGAGCGCGAGCGCAAGATCGTGCACTGGCGGTTCGTCGAGGAGCTGACGCAGGCGGAGATCGGCGAGCGGCTGGGCTGCTCCCAGATGCACGTGTCGCGGCTGCTGTCCCGCACCCTGAAGCGGCTGCGGGCGGGGATGCTCACCACGAACTGA
- a CDS encoding holo-ACP synthase: MSIIGVGIDVAEIERFAASLERTPGLAQRLFLESELLLPSGGRRGVASLAARFAAKEALAKALGAPAGLYWTDAEVWCEDSGQPRLRVKGTVAARAAELGVRSWHVSLSHDAGVASAVVIAEG; encoded by the coding sequence ATGAGCATCATCGGAGTCGGGATCGACGTCGCCGAGATCGAGCGGTTCGCCGCGTCCCTGGAGCGGACGCCCGGGCTGGCACAGCGGCTGTTCCTGGAGAGCGAGCTGCTGCTGCCCAGCGGGGGGCGCAGGGGCGTCGCCTCGCTCGCCGCGCGGTTCGCCGCCAAGGAGGCGCTGGCCAAGGCGCTCGGGGCGCCGGCGGGGCTGTACTGGACCGACGCCGAGGTGTGGTGCGAGGACAGCGGGCAGCCGCGGCTGCGGGTGAAGGGGACGGTGGCGGCCCGGGCGGCGGAGCTGGGCGTGCGGTCCTGGCACGTGTCGCTCAGCCATGACGCCGGGGTGGCCTCGGCGGTCGTGATCGCGGAGGGGTGA
- a CDS encoding ATP-binding protein has product MSGSESWEYSLSIPNDPRAVTVSRRTLRLILTMHGLIGLVDVAELLAAELVANAVRHTKGPAALRVHWAADVLRIGAWDTDPAPPDVPLPFERSADLGLEDGRGLALVRACSDLWGWQPLSRDGNKGKFVWCELGAA; this is encoded by the coding sequence ATGTCCGGAAGCGAGTCCTGGGAGTACTCCCTCTCCATCCCCAACGACCCCCGTGCGGTCACGGTGAGCCGCCGCACCCTCCGTCTCATCCTCACGATGCACGGGCTGATCGGGCTGGTCGACGTCGCCGAGTTGCTCGCGGCGGAGTTGGTCGCCAATGCCGTACGGCACACCAAGGGGCCGGCGGCCCTGCGGGTGCACTGGGCGGCCGACGTGCTGCGGATCGGGGCGTGGGACACCGACCCCGCGCCGCCCGACGTGCCGCTGCCCTTCGAGCGGTCCGCGGACCTGGGGCTGGAGGACGGGCGCGGACTGGCGCTGGTGCGGGCGTGCTCCGATCTGTGGGGGTGGCAGCCGCTGTCCCGGGACGGCAACAAGGGGAAGTTCGTGTGGTGCGAGCTGGGTGCGGCCTGA
- a CDS encoding helix-turn-helix domain-containing protein produces the protein MGTRREPTARQRRLGVELRRLREAAGFSAREAAALLGVNSVQISQIESGIAGVSEERLRRLASHYACTDREFIDALVAMATDRTRGWWEEYRWQLPTSFLDLAELDHHATFRHEVAILYVPGPLQTEDYARAVFSARVPELTADELEMRVRHRMARKRTDFPYTLVIHEAALRIRVGDRATSRAQLIALLNSSEADDITVRVIPFDLDNFGLAAGTMTYMGGPVARLDTVVRDAPHGSAFVDAEAQLGAYRMRFRKIEAASLEPERSRDFINRLTKEL, from the coding sequence ATGGGAACCAGGCGCGAGCCAACGGCACGGCAAAGGCGACTGGGAGTCGAGCTGCGCAGACTTCGCGAGGCGGCGGGATTCAGCGCACGCGAAGCAGCGGCGCTGCTCGGCGTGAACTCCGTGCAGATCAGCCAGATCGAGTCGGGCATCGCAGGAGTGAGCGAGGAGCGCCTGCGCCGACTCGCCTCCCACTACGCCTGCACGGACCGGGAGTTCATCGACGCGCTGGTGGCGATGGCCACCGACCGAACGCGCGGCTGGTGGGAGGAGTACCGGTGGCAACTGCCCACCTCGTTCCTCGACCTCGCCGAACTCGACCACCACGCCACGTTCCGCCACGAGGTCGCGATCCTGTACGTGCCGGGCCCGCTGCAGACCGAGGACTACGCTCGAGCCGTCTTCTCCGCCAGAGTGCCGGAACTGACCGCTGACGAGCTGGAAATGCGCGTACGACACCGGATGGCACGCAAGCGGACCGACTTCCCGTACACACTGGTGATCCACGAAGCGGCCCTACGCATCAGGGTCGGCGACCGCGCGACGTCCCGCGCTCAGCTCATCGCGCTTCTGAACTCGTCTGAAGCGGACGACATCACCGTGCGCGTCATCCCCTTCGACCTGGATAACTTCGGCCTGGCCGCAGGCACCATGACCTACATGGGCGGTCCCGTTGCCAGACTGGACACCGTCGTACGCGACGCACCGCATGGCTCGGCCTTTGTCGACGCCGAGGCACAGCTCGGCGCCTATCGAATGCGTTTCCGTAAAATTGAAGCCGCGTCACTGGAACCGGAACGCTCGCGTGACTTCATCAACCGTCTGACCAAAGAGCTGTGA
- a CDS encoding DUF397 domain-containing protein, protein MNNWRKSSYSGPDDGNDCVEIANTPTHVGVRDSKAPAKATLTFPAGAFAIFLDGVKTYSTVTDFARFRG, encoded by the coding sequence ATGAACAACTGGCGCAAGTCGTCCTACTCAGGCCCCGACGACGGCAACGACTGCGTCGAGATCGCGAACACTCCCACCCACGTGGGCGTCCGCGACTCAAAGGCCCCGGCCAAAGCCACCCTCACCTTCCCGGCCGGAGCCTTCGCCATCTTCCTGGACGGCGTGAAGACCTACTCCACCGTCACCGACTTCGCCAGGTTCCGGGGCTGA
- the glmS gene encoding glutamine--fructose-6-phosphate transaminase (isomerizing) has translation MCGIVGYVGPQSALDVVTAGLKRLEYRGYDSAGVAVPADGGLATAKKAGKLVNLEKELADRPLPAGTTGIGHTRWATHGGPTDANAHPHIDNAGRVAVVHNGIIENFAALRAELAERGHDLVSETDTEVVAHLLAEEYSACADLAEAMRLVCRRLEGAFTLVAVHADEPDVVVGARRNSPLVVGVGDGETFLASDVAAFIAHTRDAIELGQDQVVELRRDAVTVTDFDGSPADVREYHVDWDASAAEKGGYASFMLKEIAEQPKAVADTLLGRIDGAGSLTLDEVRIPAGVLREVDKVVIVACGTAFHAGLIAKYAIEHWTRIPCEVELASEFRYRDPILDQQTLVIAISQSGETMDTLMALRHAREQGAHVLAICNTNGSTIPRESDAVLYTHAGPEVAVASTKAFLTQLVACYLVALYLGQVRGTKWADEIRAVVRDLSSIGGAVERVLGTMEPVRELARSLAGKNTVLFLGRHVGYPVALEGALKLKELAYMHAEGFAAGELKHGPIALVEDDLPVVVVVPSPRGRSVLHDKIVSNIQEIRARGARTIVIAEEGDEVVAEYADHLIRIPATPTLLQPLVATVPLQVFACELATARGNEVDQPRNLAKSVTVE, from the coding sequence ATGTGCGGAATCGTGGGATATGTGGGGCCGCAGTCGGCGCTGGACGTCGTGACGGCCGGACTGAAGCGACTGGAGTACCGGGGCTACGACTCGGCGGGCGTCGCCGTGCCGGCCGACGGCGGACTGGCCACGGCGAAGAAGGCCGGGAAGCTGGTCAACCTGGAGAAGGAACTGGCGGACCGGCCGCTGCCGGCGGGCACCACCGGCATCGGCCACACCCGCTGGGCCACCCACGGCGGTCCGACCGACGCCAACGCCCATCCGCACATCGACAACGCGGGCCGGGTCGCCGTCGTCCACAACGGCATCATCGAGAACTTCGCCGCCCTGCGCGCCGAGTTGGCCGAGCGCGGCCACGACCTGGTCTCCGAGACCGACACCGAGGTCGTCGCCCACCTGCTCGCCGAGGAGTACTCCGCCTGCGCGGACCTCGCCGAGGCGATGCGGCTGGTGTGCCGGCGCCTGGAGGGCGCGTTCACCCTGGTCGCCGTGCACGCGGACGAGCCGGACGTGGTGGTCGGCGCGCGCCGCAACTCCCCGCTGGTGGTGGGCGTCGGGGACGGCGAGACCTTCCTCGCCTCGGACGTCGCCGCGTTCATCGCGCACACCCGCGACGCCATTGAACTGGGCCAGGACCAGGTGGTCGAACTGCGCCGGGACGCGGTGACGGTCACCGACTTCGACGGCAGCCCGGCCGACGTCCGCGAGTACCACGTCGACTGGGACGCCTCCGCCGCCGAGAAGGGCGGCTACGCCTCCTTCATGCTCAAGGAGATCGCCGAGCAGCCGAAGGCGGTCGCCGACACGCTGCTCGGACGCATCGACGGGGCGGGCTCCCTCACCCTGGACGAGGTCCGCATCCCGGCGGGGGTGCTGCGCGAGGTCGACAAGGTCGTCATCGTCGCCTGCGGTACGGCCTTCCACGCCGGGCTGATCGCCAAGTACGCCATCGAGCACTGGACGCGCATCCCGTGCGAGGTGGAACTGGCCAGCGAGTTCCGCTACCGGGACCCCATCCTCGACCAGCAGACCCTCGTCATCGCCATCTCCCAGTCCGGCGAGACCATGGACACCCTGATGGCCCTGCGGCACGCCCGCGAGCAGGGCGCGCACGTCCTGGCGATCTGCAACACCAATGGCTCCACGATCCCGCGCGAGTCGGACGCGGTGCTCTACACGCACGCCGGGCCGGAGGTCGCCGTCGCCTCGACGAAGGCGTTCCTGACCCAGCTGGTCGCCTGCTACCTGGTCGCGCTGTACCTGGGCCAGGTGCGGGGCACCAAGTGGGCCGACGAGATCCGCGCGGTGGTCCGCGACCTGTCGTCGATCGGCGGTGCGGTGGAGCGGGTCCTCGGCACGATGGAGCCGGTACGGGAGCTGGCGCGGTCGCTGGCCGGGAAGAACACGGTGCTGTTCCTGGGGCGGCACGTCGGCTACCCGGTCGCGCTGGAGGGCGCGCTGAAGCTGAAGGAGCTGGCCTACATGCACGCGGAGGGCTTCGCGGCGGGCGAGCTGAAGCACGGGCCGATCGCGCTGGTCGAGGACGACCTGCCGGTGGTCGTGGTCGTCCCGTCGCCGCGCGGGCGGTCCGTCCTCCACGACAAGATCGTCTCCAACATCCAGGAGATCCGGGCGCGGGGTGCGCGGACGATTGTCATCGCGGAGGAGGGGGACGAGGTGGTCGCCGAGTACGCCGACCACCTGATCCGCATCCCGGCAACCCCGACGCTGCTCCAGCCGCTGGTGGCGACGGTGCCGCTCCAGGTCTTCGCCTGCGAGCTGGCGACGGCGCGGGGGAACGAGGTGGATCAGCCCCGGAACCTGGCGAAGTCGGTGACGGTGGAGTAG
- the coaA gene encoding type I pantothenate kinase, whose product MPRSAHRQRPEATPYVDLTRAEWSALRDKTPLPLSAAEVEQLRGLGDVIDLDEVRDIYLPLSRLLNLYVGATDGLRGALNTFLGEQGSQSGTPFVIGVAGSVAVGKSTVARLLRALLSRWPEHPRVELVTTDGFLLPTRELQARGLMSRKGFPESYDRRALTRFVADIKAGKGEVSAPVYSHLIYDIVPGEQLTVRRPDILIVEGLNVLQPALPGKDGRTRVGLADYFDFSVYVDARTEDIEHWYLNRFKRLRETAFQDPSSYFRKYTQVSEEEALDYARTMWRTINKPNLVENIAPTRGRATLVVRKGPDHKVQRLSLRKL is encoded by the coding sequence ATGCCCCGGAGCGCCCACCGGCAGCGGCCGGAGGCGACTCCCTACGTCGACCTCACCCGTGCCGAGTGGAGCGCGCTGCGCGACAAGACGCCGCTGCCGCTCTCGGCGGCGGAGGTCGAGCAGCTGCGCGGTCTCGGCGATGTCATCGACCTCGACGAGGTGCGCGACATCTACCTCCCGCTGTCCCGGCTGCTCAATCTCTACGTCGGCGCCACCGACGGGCTCCGGGGAGCGCTGAACACCTTCCTCGGTGAACAGGGCTCCCAGTCCGGCACGCCGTTCGTCATAGGGGTCGCCGGCTCCGTGGCGGTCGGCAAGTCCACGGTGGCCCGTCTGCTGCGGGCCCTGCTGTCGCGCTGGCCCGAGCACCCGCGCGTGGAGCTGGTGACGACGGACGGCTTCCTGCTGCCGACCCGGGAACTCCAGGCGCGCGGCCTGATGTCGCGGAAAGGTTTCCCCGAGTCGTACGACCGCCGTGCGCTGACCCGTTTCGTCGCCGACATCAAGGCGGGGAAGGGCGAGGTCTCCGCCCCGGTCTACTCCCACCTGATCTACGACATCGTCCCCGGTGAGCAGCTCACCGTGCGCCGCCCGGACATCCTGATCGTCGAGGGGCTCAACGTCCTCCAGCCCGCCCTGCCCGGCAAGGACGGCCGCACCCGCGTCGGCCTCGCCGACTACTTCGACTTCAGCGTGTACGTGGACGCCCGCACCGAGGACATCGAGCACTGGTACCTCAACCGCTTCAAGCGGCTGCGGGAGACCGCGTTCCAGGACCCGTCGTCGTACTTCCGCAAGTACACGCAGGTCTCCGAGGAGGAGGCCCTCGACTACGCCCGCACGATGTGGCGCACCATCAACAAGCCCAATCTGGTGGAGAACATCGCCCCGACCCGGGGCCGGGCCACGCTGGTCGTGCGCAAGGGCCCGGACCACAAGGTCCAGCGGCTCAGCCTCCGCAAACTCTGA
- a CDS encoding DUF389 domain-containing protein, whose product MLHLRLITPPEKTDDVVRLIDGTVGTTHLCVLPGAARNPAGDVVMCDVAREAGDELLSGLQRLGLDTSGSIAVENIDLSLSKRAEEAEHEAPGESADAVLWEHLTGATHEESTLSVTYLAFITLATMIAACGVVLDNAILIVGAMAVGPEFGPLAGFCTAVVQRRPRLALRSVTALLVGFAVAMAVTVGFSLFMDSVGLFTKEQLEAERPQTGFVYAPDWFSFVVAVLAGAAGTLSLTSAKSGALVGVAISVTTIPAAANAAVALSYGDTVQTWGSTEQLLLNLLGITLAGTLTLLAQKYFWAGQHRRLRRRAQA is encoded by the coding sequence ATGCTGCATCTGCGTCTGATCACGCCGCCCGAGAAGACCGACGACGTGGTCCGGCTGATCGACGGGACGGTCGGCACCACGCACCTGTGCGTGCTGCCGGGCGCCGCCCGCAACCCCGCCGGGGACGTCGTGATGTGCGACGTGGCCCGGGAGGCGGGGGACGAGCTGCTCAGCGGGTTGCAGCGGCTGGGGCTGGACACGAGCGGCTCCATCGCGGTGGAGAACATCGACCTGTCGCTGTCGAAGCGGGCCGAGGAGGCGGAGCACGAGGCGCCGGGCGAGAGCGCGGACGCGGTGCTGTGGGAGCACCTGACCGGGGCCACCCACGAGGAGTCGACCCTCTCGGTCACCTATCTCGCGTTCATCACGCTGGCCACCATGATCGCGGCCTGCGGTGTGGTGCTGGACAACGCGATCCTGATCGTGGGCGCGATGGCGGTGGGCCCGGAGTTCGGCCCGCTGGCCGGTTTCTGCACGGCGGTGGTGCAGCGCCGGCCGCGCCTCGCGCTGCGCTCGGTGACCGCCCTGCTGGTGGGCTTCGCGGTGGCGATGGCGGTGACGGTGGGGTTCAGCCTCTTCATGGACTCGGTCGGGCTGTTCACCAAGGAGCAGTTGGAGGCCGAGCGGCCGCAGACCGGCTTCGTCTACGCCCCCGACTGGTTCTCCTTCGTGGTGGCGGTCCTGGCCGGCGCGGCCGGCACGCTCTCGCTGACGTCCGCCAAGTCCGGCGCCCTGGTCGGTGTCGCCATCTCGGTGACCACGATCCCGGCCGCCGCCAACGCCGCCGTCGCGCTGAGCTACGGCGACACGGTCCAGACCTGGGGCTCCACCGAGCAGCTCCTGCTCAACCTCCTCGGCATCACCCTGGCGGGCACCCTCACCCTGCTGGCGCAGAAGTACTTCTGGGCCGGGCAGCACCGGCGGCTGCGCAGGCGGGCGCAGGCCTGA